The Ricinus communis isolate WT05 ecotype wild-type chromosome 8, ASM1957865v1, whole genome shotgun sequence sequence GGCAGGCAAGTGGGTAGGAATCTCTCGTCTTTCTGCACGCACACACACTCTCTCTCCTTAATTTCACATTTCACATTACAGTATGTTATacagtaaaaagaaaaaagaaattcactgaAACAAATAACGAaagaaaaaactgaaaataaaaattttaaaaataaagataaaaacacATGGTTCTGTCTGTCGGTCAGTTTACTATTGTCTGGATTGTGGAAAATTGGGCACTTAAAGTCTGTCCTAGAATCAATGTCTTATTATTCGCCTTTTCTGCCAATATGCTTCTTATTCTAGCATTTTTAATGTCATTTAAAGAGTATCAAGATTTTTACACTAAAATAAGagtataaaagataattaaactAGTAATTTAACAGACATTTGTCTGTTTATGTTAAATTGTTTTCtgttttttgataaataaaatgagatttttagaacataaaaatatataatttctctttGTTGACTAATATATTTAGGATATTTCTACCTtgatttattagttattgttattattattattcttttccatCATGTCGTTGGTAGAAAGAATCTGCCTTGACGAGTATAAATCCAATAACCCTTTTGCAATATAGGGACAGTGAGTTAAGAAATGTCATTATCAGATGTTCAATGCCTCTGTCTTCTTATAATAAGTCTATTTCTCAACGGTCCCTTGTTGCATCTtccaacctttttttttttttatgactttgaaataaaaaagaaaaggaaaaagaaaaagtgaattCCAATTTATATAACATTTTCTTCATGTGACATTACCCTTTCTAGGATACAAGCACTACAACTGATTTTGCAGTTAATGCTATCAAAAAACTAGtaactaaaaacaaatataagtGATGATTAACCCATTAATAGTCATATATGAGTGGCattctttcatttcattcaCTGCCAGCATTTTGATTCATTGTTCTTAAAATTAGACATGACCAGCAATATTTAAGCTAAGCTCtgcaaacataaaagaaattctatttCATCGGCAACAACAGTTCATGCTGCCAAGTCCACATCAGCATTCTTTGGACCCCTCCAGGAAAGTAGAACttcagcaaaagaaaaagatggagGAACAAAATCAGTTTTTGTTCTCATCCTATGTGGCTGTATGCAATGAGATGTTGCCAAAACCACAGAGTTGCCTAGCCACTAGCCAGGGACCCCATCTTTTTAGAGGAAATGAAATTTGGAttcattttttaagaaatcCCCAGGTTCCATTTCTTAACAACTCTTTTTTTCCAGGTTGATAAGCGATAAGAATACAGGAAGGTTACATGGGGGAAACATATCACATAATAAAGAATGGTCCTTTTTCAATGAATAGGTAAGCTGGATCCTATAAAATACAGGGGCAAAAGCTCACGTACATACTAGCTACACAATGAGAAAGcttaaagaaaacaactacCAAAGGCAAGTATGGTCCAAAAGCTTCTGTGAAACCAAACTAGTATAGCACATTTCAGAATCAAAGAAAATCTTCTGATTCTTGGGATTATTCTGAAACTTGGCATATTAGCTACCCTGCCTTGTGAAATAGCTACTTGATCATATTACAAGTTTTGATACCCCCAAGTCACATATATTTTGACTTATATCGCAGAGATTTCACGACTCGCTGAGCTCTGGAACTACGGATTAGCTTCCTTACATCCTTTCTTATGGATAAGCAAGCACAAAGAACTGCAATGGACATTGCTGGGTACATATTAAAACCTTTCATAGGATTCATATTAGCATACTTTCTTAGAATAGCCTCCCTTACAAAGCCCCATATGATAAGAAGTATTCCACAAAGGCTCATTCTCCCTTGCCTTAGAAGACCTAATACTGCTCCTGCCACAGTCAAGTAGCTTCCTGCAAGaatcttaaaaatagaaagggaaaagaaaacagaataCATCACCTCCTGTAACTGAATTCAAATGGTCGAACGGGAACAAGAACATTTAGACATTAAGCAAATGCCATGCCATGAAAGAAGTAATCTTTAAAAACAAACCTCCAGGCGATGGTAATCAGTTGCAATAGAACCTTTCTTTAAATTGGAAAGGTTATATAGCTTCAACAATTCACTATATTTTGGGatgttcttgttcttgatgAAAGCTTTTGCAATGGCACCAGGGTAAAGAAGAGCTTTAACAACAAATTCAGGACAGATTTCTGTTGCAATCAACTGAGAGGATGTCACCAATATAGGTGATGTACATATTCCAATTCTACACGGTGCCCTatcaacaaagaaaaattgcaCTAATTATTTATGCAAATATTTCAAGAACTCATAGCTAATAGCTAAAGATGTAGATAACATTTTAGAATCAAAATTGGATCATACAATTATCCATTTATCTTTacaattcttaaaatttaaagatgatatttattagggtttgaagagagagagaaagcaagcaaaacataataattaattaaataaaattctaagaATTTAAGAGGAAATAAACAGAAAGAGAATAAATGGACGTGGAATGGAATTGTTTATTGgggaaatgaaaagaaaagtattgATAATGACTACTgccaaagaaaaagaaaaaggaaagtaattgaaaaggaagaaagaagagagaaataaataaataattacctGAAGAGAGGGACTTGAAAGATAACgataaagaagagaaagagagaagaaatgAATGAAATGATAGCAGCCCATCTTCTTGAAGAAGCCATTCTCAAATTTCATGCCCA is a genomic window containing:
- the LOC125370808 gene encoding uncharacterized protein LOC125370808 → MASSRRWAAIISFISSLFLFFIVIFQVPLFRAPCRIGICTSPILVTSSQLIATEICPEFVVKALLYPGAIAKAFIKNKNIPKYSELLKLYNLSNLKKGSIATDYHRLEILAGSYLTVAGAVLGLLRQGRMSLCGILLIIWGFVREAILRKYANMNPMKGFNMYPAMSIAVLCACLSIRKDVRKLIRSSRAQRVVKSLRYKSKYM